From Juglans regia cultivar Chandler chromosome 6, Walnut 2.0, whole genome shotgun sequence, the proteins below share one genomic window:
- the LOC108980211 gene encoding U-box domain-containing protein 21-like codes for MILGWRKRRIARHAGKKNPPGNQEMELVIPNHFRCPISLELMKDPVTLSSGITYDRESIETWLEAGNFTCPVTNSMLRSFDQIPNHTLRKMIQDWCVEKQNYGVERIPTPRTPVTPIEVSEILFDVSASSLDVDQYRCLELVQKIQKWGAESERNRRCIVANGAAAVLAAAFDAFSNDSVERNVAVLEEILSALNWMFPFDVEAQKSLGSRASLGCMIWFLSSKDLSPKQDSIVALKELLACDQKLVEKLSDFEGVNEMLVEFVKKQICPTITKASIMVIFYMVSVAYSSSEKIKLAFVKMGLVSLLLEILVDSEKSICERALGVLCGLCSCKEGREEAQSNALTVPVMVKKILRVSDLATEYSISTISELCKYGRRDEGKILVEALQVGAFQKLLLVIQVGCGDKTKEKATELLKLLNPYRAGLECIESVDFKNLKRSF; via the coding sequence ATGATTTTAGgttggaggaagagaagaataGCCCGCCATGCGGGGAAAAAGAATCCCCCAGGCAACCAGGAGATGGAGCTTGTGATTCCGAATCATTTCCGATGCCCCATATCCCTTGAGTTGATGAAAGATCCTGTCACATTGTCTTCTGGGATTACCTATGATCGTGAAAGTATCGAAACCTGGCTTGAAGCTGGAAATTTTACGTGCCCTGTCACGAATAGCATGCTCAGGAGTTTTGATCAGATTCCTAACCACACACTCAGGAAGATGATCCAAGATTGGTGCGTGGAGAAACAAAATTATGGAGTTGAACGCATCCCGACGCCGAGAACTCCAGTCACGCCAATTGAGGTTTCGGAGATTCTTTTTGATGTTTCAGCTTCATCTCTAGATGTTGACCAGTACAGATGCTTAGAATTGGTGCAGAAAATTCAGAAATGGGGCGCGGAGAGTGAACGTAATAGGCGGTGCATCGTCGCAAATGGAGCAGCCGCTGTACTGGCTGCTGCATTCGATGCATTTTCAAATGATTCTGTTGAGAGAAATGTCGCAGTGTTGGAAGAGATATTGTCTGCACTGAATTGGATGTTTCCTTTTGATGTGGAAGCCCAGAAATCCTTAGGATCTCGAGCTTCTTTGGGTTGCATGATCTGGTTTTTGAGCAGCAAAGATCTTTCACCAAAGCAAGACTCCATAGTAGCCTTGAAAGAGCTTCTTGCTTGTGATCAAAAGCTTGTGGAAAAGCTGTCAGACTTTGAGGGAGTGAATGAAATGCTAGTTGAATTCGTCAAAAAGCAAATCTGTCCAACTATTACAAAAGCTTCAATCATGGTGATTTTCTACATGGTTTCTGTTGCTTATTCGTCCAGCGAGAAGATCAAATTAGCATTTGTGAAGATGGGTTTGGTTTCTTTACTTCTGGAGATTCTTGTTGACTCAGAGAAAAGCATATGTGAGCGGGCTTTGGGTGTTCTCTGTGGACTTTGCAGCTGCAAAGAAGGGAGAGAAGAGGCTCAAAGTAATGCCTTAACCGTACCAGTCATGGTGAAGAAAATCTTGAGGGTGTCGGACTTGGCGACAGAGTATTCCATTTCTACAATTTCGGAGCTCTGCAAATATGGAAGAAGGGATGAAGGAAAAATTCTGGTTGAGGCTCTTCAAGTTGGAGCCTTTCAGAAGCTCTTGTTAGTCATACAGGTTGGTTGTGGTGATAAGACAAAGGAGAAAGCAACTGAGCTTCTGAAACTGTTGAATCCTTACAGGGCTGGGTTGGAGTGCATTGAATCTGTAGATTTCAAGAATCTCAAAAGGTCATTTTGA
- the LOC109019229 gene encoding uncharacterized protein LOC109019229 codes for MALQWMILTYMVAVEAAIAVLLTLPLPKLVKDRLVSLVSLILQPCLFVVPFAGFQLLDIYWKNEHRLMCTSKICTASERERYDKSIYKAQRNVILCAASILLYWSVYRICKYHKEIQNLEEDEKKSKEQ; via the exons atggcGTTGCAGTGGATGATACTGACGTACATGGTGGCGGTAGAAGCAGCCATAGCTGTTTTATTGACCCTGCCTTTACCCAAGCTTGTAAAGGATCGTCTGGTCTCTTTGGTTTCGCTTATTCTGCAACCTTGCCTCTTCGTCGTCCCCTTCGCAGGCTTCCAGCTCCTGG ATATATATTGGAAGAACGAGCATCGCTTGATGTGCACATCTAAGATCTGCACGGCTTCTGAGAGAGAACGCTATGACAAATCC ATCTACAAAGCTCAAAGGAATGTCATTCTGTGTGCCGCATCAATCCTTCTGTATTG GTCAGTGTACCGCATTTGTAAATATCACAAGGAGATTCAGAACTTGGAGGAAGATGAGAAGAAGTCCAAGGAACAGTAG